Genomic DNA from Flavobacterium sp. N502540:
GCTAAAGGTGTTTCGGTTGCATTTGGATTTTTATTAATATCATCCAAAGTGTCACTACAAGAGGTAAGTGCTACCGCAAATAGTGTTATATAAGCTATTTTTTTTAGCATGATTTCGCGTTTTTAAAATTTAAGATTAACATTCAGACTGAAGTTTCTGGTAGTTGGTAAAGACAAGCTCTCCAATCCCTGAGCATTTCCGGTATTGAAAGCGGTTTCAGGATCAATGTTTGGCGCATCTTTGTAAATAAACAAAAGGTTTCGCCCTACCGCAGTGATACTTGCTCCTTCTAGTCCCAGTCTTCTGGCAAATTTCTTATTGAAATTGTATCCCAGTTTTATTTCTCTCAGTTTTACAAAAGTCGAACTGTAGATATAGGCTTCACTAATATTGTAAGATGCTTTATGAAACTCCTGCGCACTAATCACCTGAGTATTTGGAGTTCCGTCTGCGTAAACTCCGTTAAATAGAACTCCGTCATCATACACTGTTACTCCGTTTGGTGCTCCACCACTCGCTACCAATGTTTTTGGATTGGCTGTATTGTTTCCCGGATAATAGTAATTTAAACCTCCGTTTGCTGCATCACGACCAGCAAGTGTCTCAGCCAGTACTCCGGTATAGGTCCCCGTTCTGTTGGTTCCCGAAAAAATATCTCCACCCACACTGGCATCAATAAGAAATGAAAATTCAAGATTTTTATAACTCAAAGTGTTGGTTACACCTGCTAAAAAGTCCGGAGTATAATGTCCTAATACTCGCTTTTGAGGATCGGCTTTCGGCAATCCGTTAGCTCCAACTACTATATTTCCGTTTGCATCACGCTGATACGCTGTACCATAAAGTGCTCCATAGGCCTGCCCTACCGATGCCAGTACATCAACACCTCCTGATGTACCAATAGTATAGTTTTGGATTTGTTTGTCATAATCCAAAATCTTTACTTCACTGATGTTTTTTGAATAGTTAACTCCTACATTCCATTTAAAATTCTCCGTTTGAATCGGAGTTCCGTCTAACTGAACTTCAATACCACGATTGTTTATTTTACCCGCGTTGATTAATTGCGAATTATAACCACTTGAAGCTGTAGTTTTTATTTCTAAAATCTGGTCAAAACTGTTCGTATTGTAGTAAGCTACATCCAGGTGCAGTCTGTTTTTCCAGAACGAAGATTCTATACCCAATTCCGTAGAACGAGTGGTTTCCGGTTTCAGGTTCTCATTCAGTTTTTTCTTCGCTGAAGTTTGGATTGGATTTCCGTCAAATGCAGTTTGAAAATCGTAAACCGTAGACAATTGATACGGATCTGCATCGTTTCCTACCTCAGACCAGCCTCCGCGAAGTTTTAAGAAATCAAGTGTATTACTTTTCAGATTGAAAGCATCAGAAACTACAAAACTACCATTGAAGGAAGGATAAAAGTAAGAACGGTTACTGCTTGGTAATGTAGACGACCAGTCGTTACGGGCAGTTACGTTTAAATAAGCATAGTTTTTATATCCAAACTGTGCTGAAGCATAGGCACTGTACACTCGTAATCTTGATAATGAATTCGATGAAGTCAACGGATCTCTTGAATTCGTTAAAGTATACAAATCCGGTACGGCCAAACGTGGTGCTTTCTGATAGTTATTGGCATCACTGTGGTTACGAATATTGAATCCGGCAAGAGCATCCACACTAAAGTCTTCGGTTAGTTTTTTGGTATACGTAAAGATCCCTTCTGTATTTCTTTCGTTTACCGTGTAAGCATCTTCTGCATAGGATCCAAATGGAGTTCCGTTTGTACCATACTTGATGGTGTATTTTCTGCGATCGTTATAATAATCAACTCCGGTACGGAATTTAAAATTAAGTCCGTCGATAATTTTGGCATCCAGATGAATATCTCCTATTATACGGTTGCGCTGTTGGCTGGTGGTATTATAATAGGCATTCCAATAGGGATTGCTGTAATAGCTGTTGTTCCAGTTCACCTCTCTGTTGTTCTGAAGCTGATCGATATCTACCTGGCGTCCGAACCAAAGGAACTGCAGCATCACACCAGCGGCACGGTTACCTTGCGGACCACCCGGAAGTGCAGGTGCATCGGTCACAATATAGTTAGCCGTTACCCCTACTTTTATGTTTTTAGAAATTTGGTAATTTGTATTAACCGTAAAGTTTGTTTTATTTGTTTCACTGTTAGGTACTGTACCCAATTGTTTTTGATTGTTTATTCCTAAACGAAAATCTGATTTTTCATCCGATTTAGCTATGGATACGCTATTATCGTAGGTAACACCAGTGTTGAAAAAGTCTTTTACATTATTGGGATGTGCTACGAAAGGTACCGCAACACCATTGGAATAGAACTGAGGAATAAGACGACCGTCTAGTTTAGGTCCCCAGCTTTCATCAACTCCATCATTGATTCCGCCACCCTTACCGTCTACGTAACTAAACTTTCCGTTTGATCCTTGTCCGTATGAATTTTGAAATTTAGGTAAAGTAGCCACTTGAGAAATCGTGATTCCCGAATTAACGCTTATTCCCAACCCTTTTTGACTTTTTCCTGATTTTGTTGTGATAAGCACTACTCCGTGTGCGGCACGTGATCCGTAAAGAGCGGCAGCATTAGGACCTTTTAATACACTTAGGGATTCAATATCCTGTGGATTTAAATCGGCAATAGCATTTTTAAAATCACGAGTAGTACCTCCGGTACTTCCTAGTTGTGAGTTGTCTACAGGAACTCCATCGACCACAAAAAGCGGCTGATTATTTCCGGAAATAGACGTTTCGCCACGAATGATGATACGCGAAGATCCCATATCACCCTGCGAATTGGTAATACGAACACCGGCAAGTTTACCACTAAGACTGTTTAGAAAATTGGTTTCTTTTGTGTCTGACAATTCCTTGCCCTTAACTGCCTGTGTAGTATATCCCAGAGACTTCTTTTCTTTTGTAATACCAAGTGCCGTAACCACTACTTCTGACAGGGCATTCTGTTCCTGAGTAAGAGTAACCACAACTGAATTTTCATTGGCTGTAACTTCCGCTTTTTTATAGCCCAAATAACTTACAATTAGCGTATAAGGAAGCTTTTGTCCGGTTTGAAAGTAAAATTTACCGTCCATATCCGTTACAACCCCGTGCGTAGTTCCTTTAATGTTTATCGAAGCACCAATAACGGGCTCCTTTGTAACAGCATCGATTACAGTTCCTTCAAGTTTCGACTGGATTAAGGGTTTAATTTCCTGTGCTTTAATACCTGTGGAAATCAACAAAATACATAATCCTATATATCTGTTTAATTTTTTTTTCATTACTTTGTTTTAGTTTAATACATAAGGTGCCCCGAAGTCGGATTTACTCCGCTCGTGCTTTCCTTATAGAGATGTACAATTTCTTTAAGCTTCGCCATTTCTGTTCCCGCAGAAATGGTTCTTTTTTTAACAGCTATGCATTCGTTTCTTCATTTTTTATTATTTTGGATTACTATTTTTTAAATCTATCTGTGTAAGATTTCAATCTCAAAAAATGGACTTCATCTCATTCAAATTGTAGCGTTAGATTGAAAATTATTTTGTGATCTGACTACTTTTAAAGGAAACTTATCTCCTATTAATTCTTATTAGCTAAAAACAGTAGTTACTATTCTTCTCTTTAATCTTCACTAATCTGTTAAATTTATACTCTACCAATTTGATAGAACAAAAGTAAATTAAAATAACGAAAGCCAAAATTTTAACTCTTTTTTTTATATAAAAAATGTTAAATAAATTATCCCACTACCAATAAACAACTTATAATGAAGTCATTAATAAACAACCACTCTTCCTCTTCTGTGTAGGATTTTTTCTAAAGTGATTCCGTAAAGTGTATTTTGTTTTTATACTTTCTTAAAAAATTAGTTTTAACACTTTTCTTAATGTGCTTCAAAATAATATAAGTACTTTCGTCCCACACATTCCTTTTGCATGAAACGATTTCACCTCATACTCATTATTTTACTTGGTATCTTCCTGATACCAACGACAACTGTTGCGTGTGAGAAACCTGTCGAGAAACCTGCGGTAAAAGAAAAAATCTCTAAAACTGAAAAGGAAGACGACTGCTGTAAAATCAGTGATTCAAACGATAAAAACCCTACCAACAATAGCGGGAAATGCAAACGTTCTGCATGTGGATGTGCGTCTTCGTGTAACGGAGGGATCATTGCCTTAAACGAACATTTCTCCCAAAACATCTTATGGGGTGCTTCTACTAAAAAGCAAAAGTTTCATAATTTAGAATGCCCTATTTCTTCGGGTTTTCAATCCCTTTGGCTGATCCCTAAAATAAGCTAATTGATTTTTTGTCAGCCAATAGTGTGTCGGATCTTAAATTCATACACTAGCTGTATTTTACTCCCTTTTTAAACAATTATGAAACGAGACTTCAGTTTATTACTGTGTGTTCCTGTTTCGTAAATCTATATGCTTAAACCGGAAAAATAATCTGTAAAAATTTACTGTAGTTCAATTTCCGAATTGCAGTACAACAACAAAACAATTAATTAAAATTTAAAAAAATGAAAAATATAATTCTCTCCACACTAGTCCTAACATTTGTAATGACTTCCTGCAACAAGAAAAGTGAAGAAAACAGGACAACAGATTCTCAAACAGAATCTCATTCTAAACATAAAGAAGCTGAAAACAAAGCCAATACAGAAAAAACGCAAAACGTTTCAATTCAGGAAACGGTTAGCAAATATCTGCAATTGAAAAATGCATTGGTCAAAGATGATTCCAAAGGTGCGGCAAATGCCGGAAAGGAATTGTTTCAGACTTTGAAAGGATTTGATACCGGTTCGATAGAGGCTAAATCAAAAACTGAATACAATGAGATTGCTGAAGATGCCAAAGAACATGCTGAACATATTGGTGAAGCCAGCGGAAACATAGTGCATCAAAGAGAACATTTTGTACTGCTGAGTAAGGACGTGAATGATATAATAGAACTACTTGGAACCACACAAACACTATATCAGGAATACTGTCCAATGGCTAACGAAGGCAAGGGTGCTTTGTGGATCAGTGAAACAAAAGAGATCCAAAATCCCTATTATGGTTCCAAAATGCTGGATTGCGGCTCGGTGAAAAAAACGATGTAAAATGAAATCGCATATCAAAAAAATAGCCTTTACCGGAATCCTTATTTTTTTGCTCCTGCAATTTTACCAGCCTGCCCGAAACTCTGATTACGGGCAGGTTAGTTCTATTTCTATTGGTAAAGTTCATCACATTCCTAAAAAGGTTGAAGTCATTTTACAAACTTCCTGTTATGACTGCCACAGTAACAATACCCGTTATCCCTGGTATTCTAACCTACAGCCCATACGTAGTTTTATGGAAAACCATATCAAAAAAGGGAAAAATAATTTGAACTTTAGCAGATGGGGAGCATATTCGAAAAGGAAACAAGGAACTAAATTAAACCGAATTATCAGTCAGATAAAGTCTGATGAAATGCCTTTAAGTTCCTATACTTTGATTCACAGAGATGCTGTACTTAGTGCGGCTCAGAAGAAAGAAATTATCGACTGGGCGGAAAAATTAAATGATAGTATCTAAACGTTACATTTAATAAACCGGACAGGTTTCAAAAACCTGTCCGGTTTGATATAAAGAAATAAAAAAAATGAGACGACCTTTTAGCTTAGGCGTCTCATTTTATATCGATAGTTTGCAACTTTCTTTTTATTGCAACTGATATTTTTCCGAAAGTGCATAATCGTATTCATTTAGTTTGTGATATAATTTATAGGAAATCACCAATATACCCAGGAATATCAAAGGCAGTATCGCCTGAAACCCAAATCCGTCAACTGCGAAATGGCTGATACTCGCAAATATAAACACAAATCCAAAACCGGTATACGCCCATTCTTTTGCAAATTTTGGTGCTTGCGGAATGATTACTGTTAGTGCTCCGATTACTTTAAAAACGACCAATGCATTACCAAAATAGACCGGATATTGCATGTGACTGATCCCTTGTTTAGCCAGTTCCGTTTGTGAGGTTAAGGCCGGAATGATTCCTTCCATAATAAAAATGATGATCGTTGTGATCCAGAATATG
This window encodes:
- a CDS encoding SusC/RagA family TonB-linked outer membrane protein, whose translation is MKKKLNRYIGLCILLISTGIKAQEIKPLIQSKLEGTVIDAVTKEPVIGASINIKGTTHGVVTDMDGKFYFQTGQKLPYTLIVSYLGYKKAEVTANENSVVVTLTQEQNALSEVVVTALGITKEKKSLGYTTQAVKGKELSDTKETNFLNSLSGKLAGVRITNSQGDMGSSRIIIRGETSISGNNQPLFVVDGVPVDNSQLGSTGGTTRDFKNAIADLNPQDIESLSVLKGPNAAALYGSRAAHGVVLITTKSGKSQKGLGISVNSGITISQVATLPKFQNSYGQGSNGKFSYVDGKGGGINDGVDESWGPKLDGRLIPQFYSNGVAVPFVAHPNNVKDFFNTGVTYDNSVSIAKSDEKSDFRLGINNQKQLGTVPNSETNKTNFTVNTNYQISKNIKVGVTANYIVTDAPALPGGPQGNRAAGVMLQFLWFGRQVDIDQLQNNREVNWNNSYYSNPYWNAYYNTTSQQRNRIIGDIHLDAKIIDGLNFKFRTGVDYYNDRRKYTIKYGTNGTPFGSYAEDAYTVNERNTEGIFTYTKKLTEDFSVDALAGFNIRNHSDANNYQKAPRLAVPDLYTLTNSRDPLTSSNSLSRLRVYSAYASAQFGYKNYAYLNVTARNDWSSTLPSSNRSYFYPSFNGSFVVSDAFNLKSNTLDFLKLRGGWSEVGNDADPYQLSTVYDFQTAFDGNPIQTSAKKKLNENLKPETTRSTELGIESSFWKNRLHLDVAYYNTNSFDQILEIKTTASSGYNSQLINAGKINNRGIEVQLDGTPIQTENFKWNVGVNYSKNISEVKILDYDKQIQNYTIGTSGGVDVLASVGQAYGALYGTAYQRDANGNIVVGANGLPKADPQKRVLGHYTPDFLAGVTNTLSYKNLEFSFLIDASVGGDIFSGTNRTGTYTGVLAETLAGRDAANGGLNYYYPGNNTANPKTLVASGGAPNGVTVYDDGVLFNGVYADGTPNTQVISAQEFHKASYNISEAYIYSSTFVKLREIKLGYNFNKKFARRLGLEGASITAVGRNLLFIYKDAPNIDPETAFNTGNAQGLESLSLPTTRNFSLNVNLKF
- a CDS encoding DUF3347 domain-containing protein; protein product: MKNIILSTLVLTFVMTSCNKKSEENRTTDSQTESHSKHKEAENKANTEKTQNVSIQETVSKYLQLKNALVKDDSKGAANAGKELFQTLKGFDTGSIEAKSKTEYNEIAEDAKEHAEHIGEASGNIVHQREHFVLLSKDVNDIIELLGTTQTLYQEYCPMANEGKGALWISETKEIQNPYYGSKMLDCGSVKKTM
- a CDS encoding heme-binding domain-containing protein, with product MKSHIKKIAFTGILIFLLLQFYQPARNSDYGQVSSISIGKVHHIPKKVEVILQTSCYDCHSNNTRYPWYSNLQPIRSFMENHIKKGKNNLNFSRWGAYSKRKQGTKLNRIISQIKSDEMPLSSYTLIHRDAVLSAAQKKEIIDWAEKLNDSI
- a CDS encoding DoxX family protein; translated protein: MKKDKIIFWITTIIIFIMEGIIPALTSQTELAKQGISHMQYPVYFGNALVVFKVIGALTVIIPQAPKFAKEWAYTGFGFVFIFASISHFAVDGFGFQAILPLIFLGILVISYKLYHKLNEYDYALSEKYQLQ